CCCTCATCCGGCCCTTCGGGCCACCTTCTCCCCGTTGAACGGGGAGAAGGAAAAATCACTTCGCCGCGCAGAGCTTGTCCCGCGTGGTCGACATCGCGGCTGCGGCCGAGAAGCCGTAGGGCTCGACGATCTTGGCGAACTCGCCGGATTTCTTCAGCTTGGCGAGCTCGACATCGAAGGCGTCGCGCAGGGCCTCATCGCCTTTCTTGAAGGCGGCGCCGTCGCAATAGACCGGCGCGCCGACCACCGGGGCGATGACTTCGAGGTTCGGATCGTTGGCTTTCTTGACGAGGTCGTTGATCGACAGGACGGGAAGCGAATAGGCATCGATGCGACCGTCCTGCAGCATCTTCAGGCCGCTCTGGCCGTCCGGCACGACGATGACGCGCTCGCGCGGCACGCCGGCGTTGAGCGCCAGCTTCTCCTCCGTGCCGCCACCGGGCGCGCCAATGGTGGCTGACGTGTCCTTGGCGACGTCCTCGTAGCTCTTGAAGCCCTTCGGATTGCCCTTCTTCACCAGCATCGCCTCGGCGTCGCACAGCACCGGCTCGGAATAGACGACCGCCGCGCAACGCTCCGGCTTCATGAACAGGCCGGCGGTGACGACGTCGAAGCGGCCGGCCTGCAGGCCGGGGATCATCGCGCCATATTCGGAGATCGAAGCGACGATGTCGGCAACACCGAGACGCTTGAAGACCTCGCGCGCCACGTCGGGCGCCGCACCCGAAACTTTGCCGTCGGCGGCGACCGCCGTATAGGGCGGCTCGTTGGCGATCGCGACGCGGGCAAAGCCCTGCGCCTTCAATTGCTCGAGCTTGCTGTCATCGGCCGAACCGGTGCTCGACGCGGCGAGCACCGCCGTCAGTGCGAGACCGGCGACGCCGGCCAGAATGCCAAGTTTCTTCATTGTTCCCAACTCCTTGTTGTCTTCTTGGTTTTGTCTGGGGCGGTCTTCCGCCCCGCAAAGCGGTCAGACACGATGTCCGGCTGCGATGATCTTCTTCAGGAAGCCTTGCGTGCGCTCCTGCTTTGGATGGCGGAAAATCTCGTCTGGTTTGCCCTCTTCGACGATCTTGCCGCGGTCGAAGAACAGCACGCGGTCGGCGAAGTCGTGGGCAAAGCCCATCTCGTGGGTGACCAGCAGCATGGTCATGTCGGTCTCTGCGGCGAGCTTGCGCATGACATTCATCACCTCCTCGACCAGCTCCGGATCGAGGGCCGACGTCACCTCGTCGAACAGCATGATCTTCGGCGACAATGCCAGCGCACGGGCAATCGCCACGCGCTGCTTCTGGCCGCCGGACAGCTGCGCCGGCATCGACTTCGCCTTGTCGGCCATGCCGACCATGTCGAGCAGTTCCATGGCCCGCTTTTCAGCGGCGGCGCGAGGCGTGCCCTTGGTCAGCATCGGCGCCAGCGTGACGTTATCCATGACGCATTTGTGCGGAAACAGATTGAACAGCTGGAAGACCATGCCGATCTTCTGCCGCATCTTGGTCAGGTGCCGCTCGTCGGCGGGCAGCAGCTGGCCGTTGCGCTCCATGTGATAGAGCTGCTCGCCATCGATCTGGATATGGCCGCCGTCGATCTTCTCCAGCGTCATCAGGATTCGCAGGATCGTCGTCTTGCCCGAGCCGGACGGGCCGATCAGCGCCAGCTTCTCGCCGGGCATGACCTGCATCGACAGGCCGTCCAGTACCTTGAACGAGCCGAAGCTCTTCGAAATGGCGTCGACCTTGATGATGGGTGAGGACAAATGAATTTCCCCTGCTGGAGAAGCCTGTGCCCTTAACGATGCGGAACGCGCCAAATCATGTCAATTGGGAAAATAAAATCATGACAATATTTCCGGCACTGCATGATTCCAGAGCAATTCCCGCTTAGATTGCGAGCAGCAGATGCTCCGGATCGCCAAGCAGCAACTTGGTGACAACGCCGAGGCCGGCGCGCAGTTCCCCCTCGGTGGTCGAGCCGAGCGAGATGCGCACCGCCGGATGCCAGGGCGCATCCGAGATGCGGAAGGAGGTGCCGGGCGCGATCGCCACGCCTTGCAGGCGGGCCTGGGCGACGAAGCTTTCCTCGGCACGGTCCGCGGGCAGTTGCAACCAGACATGCAGCCCGTCGCGCCTGGCGCGATAACCAACCCCGCCCAGCACCTCGGCTGCGATGTCCTGGCGGCGGCGCAATGCCGCGCGCTGCCAGCGAACGAGTTCCATCGCCGTGCCGTCGGTCACCCATTTGGTGGCGATCTCGGCCACCAGCGGCGTCGCCATCCAGTTCGACACCAGATGCCGGTTGGCAACGGCGGCGACGTAGCGGTCGGGCGCCGCGAGATAGCCGATGCGCAGGCCAGGTACGGTGATCTTGGTGAAGGAAGTGACGTAGAGCGTGCGCTCCGGCGCAAAGGCGGCGACCGGCGGCGGCCGGTCCTCGATCAGCGGACCCAGCACATCGTTCTCGATGATGGCGATGTCGTGCTTGCGCGCGACCGCGGCGATCTCTTCGCGCCGCCGAGCGTCCATCAGCGTCGCCGTCGGGTTGATCACCGACGGTTGCACGAATACCGCGCGAATGTCGGTGAGCCGGCAGACCTCGTCCAACGCCTCCGGGATCAGGCCATTGCCGTCGATCGGCAGGCCTTCCAGGTTGAAGCCGAGATAGCGCGCCAGCGGCACCAGCGTGTGGTGGCCGATGGCCTCGGTGGCGACAGTCGATCCCGGCGGCGCAACGCTCATCAGCGCCACGGTCATCCCGGCGGTCGCGCCATTGGTCAGGCTGATATTCTGTGCGGAGGTGTCGAGCCCACACAGTTTCAGCCATTCGACAGCCACCGCGCGGTGACGCGGGAACACCATGTTGGGCCGGAACGACAACGCCGAACTGGATGGCAGGTTTTCGGCCAGCCAGCCCAGCGCCTGCTTCAGCCGCTCCAAATGCATCGGCTCGCAGACCGGCTTCAGG
This region of Mesorhizobium sp. C432A genomic DNA includes:
- the ehuB gene encoding ectoine/hydroxyectoine ABC transporter substrate-binding protein EhuB, which translates into the protein MKKLGILAGVAGLALTAVLAASSTGSADDSKLEQLKAQGFARVAIANEPPYTAVAADGKVSGAAPDVAREVFKRLGVADIVASISEYGAMIPGLQAGRFDVVTAGLFMKPERCAAVVYSEPVLCDAEAMLVKKGNPKGFKSYEDVAKDTSATIGAPGGGTEEKLALNAGVPRERVIVVPDGQSGLKMLQDGRIDAYSLPVLSINDLVKKANDPNLEVIAPVVGAPVYCDGAAFKKGDEALRDAFDVELAKLKKSGEFAKIVEPYGFSAAAAMSTTRDKLCAAK
- the ehuA gene encoding ectoine/hydroxyectoine ABC transporter ATP-binding protein EhuA, with amino-acid sequence MSSPIIKVDAISKSFGSFKVLDGLSMQVMPGEKLALIGPSGSGKTTILRILMTLEKIDGGHIQIDGEQLYHMERNGQLLPADERHLTKMRQKIGMVFQLFNLFPHKCVMDNVTLAPMLTKGTPRAAAEKRAMELLDMVGMADKAKSMPAQLSGGQKQRVAIARALALSPKIMLFDEVTSALDPELVEEVMNVMRKLAAETDMTMLLVTHEMGFAHDFADRVLFFDRGKIVEEGKPDEIFRHPKQERTQGFLKKIIAAGHRV
- a CDS encoding PLP-dependent aminotransferase family protein, yielding MTSWQPDPALIRRPAYQTLADQFARAIHDGRLANGARLPTHRRLADDLKLSVQTVSRAYEELIRRGLISGEIGRGSFVQTQRRDPEPPYLPERLGEVIDLSILKPVCEPMHLERLKQALGWLAENLPSSSALSFRPNMVFPRHRAVAVEWLKLCGLDTSAQNISLTNGATAGMTVALMSVAPPGSTVATEAIGHHTLVPLARYLGFNLEGLPIDGNGLIPEALDEVCRLTDIRAVFVQPSVINPTATLMDARRREEIAAVARKHDIAIIENDVLGPLIEDRPPPVAAFAPERTLYVTSFTKITVPGLRIGYLAAPDRYVAAVANRHLVSNWMATPLVAEIATKWVTDGTAMELVRWQRAALRRRQDIAAEVLGGVGYRARRDGLHVWLQLPADRAEESFVAQARLQGVAIAPGTSFRISDAPWHPAVRISLGSTTEGELRAGLGVVTKLLLGDPEHLLLAI